The following are from one region of the Scylla paramamosain isolate STU-SP2022 chromosome 23, ASM3559412v1, whole genome shotgun sequence genome:
- the LOC135112391 gene encoding uncharacterized protein LOC135112391 — MPGTSPPYCSRDLGRDLPRDRDRDRDPRDHPRDRDLHRELSRDLPRQRDLPRDLARERDLGRERDLPPKRDLPPRDRDHPRDRDLVRERDLPPRERDLPPRERDLPRERDLPRDIPWDLPRERDHLRDHPRERDLGRDHPRARDREHGPFATRSLSHEYDPLLPRSPPSACMKKSPSVSASVGRHYEPPPRRQDGTVYRSLPRPGKIRDAEDDALLKYRSLDRRFDLPFSGSLQRVEPEEVDEGERHPPRRYSASSRMRFGDEKHFHVYHEKEKGKPQEGLEDMDESFV; from the coding sequence ATGCCCGGCACCTCGCCGCCCTACTGCTCCAGGGACTTGGGCCGCGACCTGCCCAGGGACAGAGACCGAGACCGCGACCCGCGGGACCACCCCAGGGACCGCGACCTGCACCGCGAACTCTCCCGCGACCTGCCCCGGCAGCGTGACCTGCCGCGGGACTTGGCCCGGGAGCGTGATCTGGGCAGGGAGCGTGACCTGCCCCCCAAGCGAGACCTGCCGCCCCGGGACAGGGACCACCCCCGGGACAGGGACCTCGTGAGGGAGCGTGACCTTCCCCCGCGGGAACGAGACCTTCCCCCGCGGGAGCGAGACCTTCCCCGGGAGCGTGACCTGCCCCGAGACATTCCCTGGGACCTTCCTCGCGAGCGGGACCACCTGCGGGACCACCCGAGGGAGCGAGACCTGGGGCGTGACCACCCCCGCGCGCGGGACCGCGAGCACGGCCCCTTCGCGACGCGTAGCCTGAGCCACGAGTACGACCCGCTGCTGCCGCGCTCGCCGCCCTCCGCCTGCATGAAGAAGTCCCCCAGCGTGAGCGCCTCCGTGGGCCGCCACTACGAGCCGCCTCCGCGCCGACAGGACGGCACTGTGTATCGCTCACTGCCGCGACCCGGCAAGATCCGGGACGCAGAGGACGACGCGCTGCTCAAGTACCGCTCGCTGGACCGCCGCTTTGACCTGCCCTTCAGCGGCTCCCTGCAGCGCGTGGAGCCcgaggaggtggacgaggggGAGCGACACCCCCCGCGCCGCTACAGCGCCTCCTCCAGGATGCGGTTCGGGGACGAGAAGCACTTCCACGTGTAccacgagaaggagaagggcaAGCCGCAGGAAGGCCTGGAGGACATGGACGAGAGTTTTGTATGA
- the LOC135112390 gene encoding uncharacterized protein LOC135112390, which translates to MRRMNVGVSVGNDKVCVLLYADDVVVMSESADELQSLLDVVDGYGKDFGVRFSSEKSKVMIVNRSEDESNVVWRLGENELRQVQEYKYLGMWMSPSGCAKAKNEKISMVNQWVGRLGSAARMRASKYDVLREVWKSVAVPCIMYGMDVIAWNESEIDKLEVGQNKVARMALSAPRCTAVEALRGDMGWSTFRERLTKATLRYKIRLERMDDARIARKVYLWNESGSKWRKRCMRMTDRNGLQVVWAIRMAGRNQNEREWVVTRGGRVGAEWDVRKWKNEIDKEVKCVGLNEWKNEMERKKTLEWYKEKEAPRYERWYDGSLGGDLLFRARAQCMDVNARSYRWSESRSKVCQMCDMGEDETVEHVVLECVQYARDRNEMMQVILTELGHDRNERVEKTGKEWMVLLLGLCREANERMIEAVKEFLERMWRARCMNN; encoded by the coding sequence atgagaagaatgaatgtaggggtaagtgtggggaatgataaagtatgtgtgctcctttatgcagatgatgtagttgttatgagtgaatcggcagatgagcttcaaagtttgttggatgtagtggatggctatggtaaagactttggagtaaggtttagcagtgagaaaagcaaagtaatgattgtgaatagatcagaggatgaaagtaatgtggtatggagacttggagagaatgagttgagacaggtgcaagaatacaagtacttagggatgtggatgagtcctagtgggtgtgcaaaggcaaagaatgaaaagataagtatggtaaaccagtgggtaggtcgattgggaagcgcggcaaggatgagagcaagtaagtatgatgtgttgagagaagtgtggaagagtgtggctgtgccatgtataatgtatggtatggatgtgattgcatggaatgaaagtgaaattgataagttagaagtgggccagaacaaagtagcaaggatggcactgagtgcaccgaggtgcacagcagttgaagccttgagaggtgacatgggatggagcaccttcagagaaagactgacaaaagccacacttaggtacaagattaggcttgagagaatggatgatgcaagaatagcaaggaaggtgtacctgtggaatgaaagtggaagcaaatggaggaagagatgcatgagaatgacagacaggaatggattgcaagttgtgtgggcgataagaatggctgggaggaatcaaaatgagcgtgaatgggtggtaacaagaggaggaagagtgggagccgaatgggatgtgagaaaatggaagaatgagatagacaaagaagtgaaatgtgtgggactgaatgaatggaagaatgagatggaaagaaagaagaccctggaatggtacaaggagaaagaggccccgaggtatgaaaggtggtatgatggaagcctgggcggtgatcttctcttccgagcgagggcacagtgtatggatgtgaatgcaaggagttacaggtggtctgagtcccgcagcaaagtgtgccagatgtgtgacatgggagaggatgagacggtggaacatgtggtgctggagtgtgtgcagtatgccagagacaggaatgagatgatgcaagtgatactgactgagttagggcatgataggaatgaaagagtggagaagacaggaaaggaatggatggtgttgttgctgggactgtgtagagaggcgaatgaaaggatgattgaggcggtgaaagagtttctggagagaatgtggcgtgccaggtgtatgaacaattag